In Agromyces archimandritae, one genomic interval encodes:
- the upp gene encoding uracil phosphoribosyltransferase, translating into MRVHVADHPLITHKLTVLRDADTPSPIFRQLVDELMTLLAYEGTRGVRVEPVDIVTPVAPTTGVRIADPKPLIVPILRAGLGMLDGMVKLLPTAEVGFLGMARDEETLQPTTYAERLPEDLSDRQCFVLDPMLATGGSLTAAIQFLLDRGATDVTAICILATPEGLAAVEQALEGREASIVLGAVDERLNEQGFIVPGLGDAGDRLYGTV; encoded by the coding sequence ATGCGCGTCCACGTTGCCGACCACCCGCTCATCACCCACAAGCTGACGGTGCTCCGCGACGCCGATACGCCTTCGCCGATCTTCCGGCAGCTCGTCGACGAACTGATGACGCTGCTCGCCTACGAGGGCACGCGCGGCGTGCGGGTCGAGCCGGTCGACATCGTGACGCCGGTCGCGCCGACGACGGGGGTGCGGATCGCCGATCCGAAGCCGCTCATCGTGCCGATCCTGCGCGCCGGTCTCGGCATGCTCGACGGCATGGTGAAGCTGCTGCCGACCGCCGAGGTCGGCTTCCTCGGCATGGCCCGCGACGAAGAGACGCTGCAGCCGACGACCTACGCCGAGCGGCTGCCCGAGGACCTCTCGGATCGGCAGTGCTTCGTGCTCGACCCGATGCTCGCCACGGGCGGCTCGCTGACGGCGGCCATCCAGTTCCTCCTCGACCGCGGCGCGACCGATGTCACGGCGATCTGCATCCTCGCGACGCCGGAGGGCCTCGCGGCCGTCGAGCAGGCCCTCGAGGGGCGCGAGGCGTCGATCGTGCTCGGCGCCGTCGACGAGCGGCTGAACGAGCAGGGCTTCATCGTGCCGGGCCTCGGCGACGCCGGCGACCGGCTGTACGGCACGGTCTGA
- a CDS encoding nucleoside deaminase, producing MGELPEHREWMRLALDEASLAEATGDVPVGAVVIGPDGAVVAARHNEREATNDPTAHAEVLAIRDAARALGDRYLGGCTLVVTLEPCIMCAGAILAAHVPTVVFGAWDEQAGAAGSLYDLLRDRRLNHRVEVFAGVDAEAASARLLRFFEARRHPPVE from the coding sequence ATGGGGGAGCTGCCCGAGCACCGTGAGTGGATGCGCCTCGCACTCGACGAGGCTTCCCTCGCCGAAGCCACCGGAGACGTGCCCGTCGGGGCCGTCGTCATCGGCCCCGACGGCGCCGTCGTCGCCGCCCGCCACAACGAGCGCGAGGCGACGAACGACCCGACCGCCCACGCCGAGGTCCTCGCGATCCGGGATGCCGCGCGGGCGCTCGGCGACCGCTACCTCGGCGGCTGCACCCTCGTCGTCACGCTGGAACCGTGCATCATGTGCGCCGGCGCCATCCTCGCCGCCCACGTGCCGACCGTCGTCTTCGGCGCCTGGGACGAGCAGGCCGGCGCCGCCGGCTCCCTCTACGACCTGCTGCGCGACCGCCGCCTGAACCACCGCGTCGAGGTGTTCGCGGGTGTGGATGCCGAGGCGGCATCCGCCCGCCTGCTCCGCTTCTTCGAGGCGCGCCGGCATCCGCCGGTCGAGTAG
- a CDS encoding Ig-like domain repeat protein, with protein sequence MTATSSSGAGIGGGGFLNAEQGGDGGDITIDGSASVTATTSLASAAIGGGGGSGDTGGDGGTIRIGGDATVTADSGVGNGAAIGGAQGGDGGSITIDGSAVVNADGSIAGGAGIGGGLNGNGGTTTIGGDAEVTATARNGAGIGGGTLGGGGVITIRDRALVDAGAVDGNGAGIGGGPGGPAGVITITDEAQVTAVSAGSAAIGGDTRETAPADSISISGRSSVSASGTSNASGIGGSATITVTGGPTVVATSEYSAGIARSWRNTDQSMRVEIAGGDVTATSLYAGAGIGGGGNGGPGVDVVITGGTVTVREGAADSDQASAIGYGGNWLSTEPDWGSLSITAPGTVVIADGGTLRVPDGVVVTGDGYIRSGGADATVVNDGAIQQPTDNVDWSLLGVMPHNFLIAFDPNGGEPEQEVRVFATTFELGAREFPPNPSRDGFVFSEWNSEEDGTGDTITAGTLWSDDTTVYAQWTPGTVTTAAPAGDAIAGVPLDFDVHVGPAGPGPGVPMGSVQLFIDGQPIGDPVALDANGDATLSWPNPTVGEHTYRVEFITDGEWAGSATENLPITVHPAPTPTPTPPAPTPGPGPTPHPGGLASTGLDGGLLGGAAALALAAILLGAGLIRRRSSVE encoded by the coding sequence GTGACCGCGACATCGTCTTCGGGTGCCGGGATCGGCGGCGGCGGATTCCTCAACGCCGAACAGGGAGGCGACGGCGGGGACATCACGATCGACGGTTCCGCAAGCGTCACCGCCACGACGAGTCTTGCAAGCGCTGCCATCGGCGGCGGAGGCGGCAGCGGCGACACCGGCGGCGACGGCGGCACGATCCGCATCGGCGGCGACGCCACGGTGACCGCCGACTCGGGAGTCGGCAACGGCGCCGCCATCGGCGGGGCGCAAGGCGGCGACGGAGGCAGTATCACCATCGATGGCAGTGCCGTCGTCAACGCCGACGGATCCATCGCCGGGGGAGCCGGTATCGGAGGAGGGCTGAATGGCAATGGCGGCACGACCACGATCGGCGGCGACGCGGAGGTGACCGCAACCGCTCGTAACGGGGCCGGGATCGGCGGCGGGACGCTGGGAGGCGGCGGGGTGATCACGATCCGCGATCGCGCCCTGGTCGACGCCGGCGCCGTCGACGGCAATGGAGCCGGCATCGGCGGCGGGCCTGGAGGACCAGCGGGAGTGATCACGATCACCGACGAGGCGCAGGTAACCGCTGTCTCTGCCGGCTCAGCCGCGATCGGCGGCGACACGAGGGAGACCGCACCGGCGGATTCGATATCGATCTCCGGGCGCTCGAGTGTTTCGGCATCGGGAACGAGCAATGCTTCAGGCATCGGCGGAAGCGCGACGATCACCGTGACAGGAGGCCCCACGGTCGTCGCGACCTCCGAGTACAGCGCGGGAATCGCGCGAAGCTGGCGGAACACCGATCAGAGCATGCGCGTCGAGATCGCCGGTGGGGACGTGACCGCCACCAGTCTGTATGCCGGCGCCGGGATCGGCGGCGGCGGGAACGGGGGGCCGGGCGTGGATGTCGTGATCACCGGGGGCACGGTGACGGTGAGGGAAGGCGCGGCGGACTCCGATCAAGCGTCGGCGATCGGGTACGGCGGCAACTGGTTATCGACCGAACCCGACTGGGGTTCCTTGTCGATCACCGCCCCCGGCACGGTGGTCATCGCGGACGGTGGAACGCTGCGGGTTCCCGACGGTGTAGTCGTCACCGGGGACGGGTACATCCGTTCCGGCGGTGCCGATGCGACCGTCGTGAACGACGGGGCGATCCAGCAGCCGACCGACAACGTCGACTGGAGCCTGCTCGGTGTGATGCCGCACAACTTCCTGATCGCCTTCGACCCGAACGGGGGCGAGCCCGAGCAGGAGGTGCGGGTGTTCGCGACGACGTTCGAACTCGGGGCGCGCGAGTTCCCGCCGAACCCGAGCCGTGACGGTTTCGTGTTCTCCGAGTGGAACAGCGAAGAGGACGGCACCGGCGACACCATCACCGCCGGCACCCTATGGTCCGATGACACGACCGTCTACGCCCAGTGGACCCCGGGGACCGTGACGACCGCGGCCCCCGCCGGCGATGCGATCGCGGGCGTCCCGCTCGACTTCGACGTGCACGTCGGCCCGGCCGGTCCGGGCCCCGGGGTACCGATGGGATCCGTGCAGCTCTTCATCGACGGGCAACCCATCGGCGACCCCGTCGCGCTCGACGCGAACGGCGACGCAACGCTGAGCTGGCCGAACCCGACCGTGGGCGAGCACACGTACCGGGTCGAGTTCATCACGGATGGCGAGTGGGCCGGATCGGCGACCGAGAACCTGCCGATCACCGTGCACCCCGCACCGACACCCACCCCGACGCCGCCCGCACCGACGCCGGGCCCCGGCCCGACCCCGCACCCCGGCGGGCTCGCAAGCACCGGCCTCGACGGCGGCCTCCTCGGCGGGGCGGCAGCGCTCGCCCTGGCCGCGATCCTCCTCGGGGCGGGCCTCATCCGTCGTCGCTCGTCGGTCGAGTAG
- a CDS encoding InlB B-repeat-containing protein, with product MGVDMRAKRAAAFLGGAALIGALVAVPATPAMAATIPVYNSYELQQAFNEAADGDTVVIAAEFTDTTGVLDLPGGKTLILDVGESFTLSTIRLSPGSDLTITSAAGRVLTVSSGGDSAAIRTTDAKLTIGGNVQVSATSTGNGAAIGGDAGAIGGTVTIGGTSTVSATGGAQSAGIGGGRFSAGGRIFIADQAVVTASATDGSAIGGGFGGAAGQIEISGDASVSATASGTGSAIGGASAGVGEEDGSVVITDGAQVTASATGTGSAIGGQASEGTAVTIAGDANVTASAASGPAIGNPGDEWARKPVIIEGTPTVQATSVSGPGIGGTGTEGSDPFDGLTIAGGMVTASSDSGPGIGGTGSGGAGPVITGGTVTATSASGPGLGGVPGGSGPLISGGDVTATSTSGPGIGGGSTWPVISGGVVTATSTSGPGIGNVGNLTVDGGSVTATSSTGPGIGPGPTGSSDFWVSITDGDVTAESEGAGAGIGGGFDQPGVNVSVSGGTVTAVAGPDVHDRMASAIGWGAGDGEAPAWGFLEVTGDGTVVVGAGSTLTVPEGVTVWSDENGGGSIRSGGDGAKVENFGAIQQAADNVDWQAGLLDVQPNNFLITLDPNGGEPEQEVRVFAHTFLEGARDVPEDPTRDGFVFEHWNTEADGSGDWVFPGEYAYWDRDITLYAQWALATVTTATPVGRPTAGVPLDFDVTVSPADPTNPGIPSGVAELFIDGEFIGIAELDADGRATVTWPNPTLGEHTYNVWYFPDGAPWLFSETPELPLTVLAPTPTPTPTPPTPAPTPPGPTPHPGGLASTGTDGGLLGGTAALALAAILLGAGMLRRRRA from the coding sequence ATGGGGGTGGACATGCGAGCCAAGCGCGCGGCTGCGTTCCTCGGCGGGGCGGCACTCATCGGAGCACTGGTCGCCGTGCCGGCGACGCCGGCGATGGCGGCGACGATCCCGGTCTACAACTCGTATGAGCTGCAGCAGGCGTTCAACGAAGCCGCGGACGGCGATACCGTCGTGATCGCCGCCGAGTTCACCGACACCACGGGCGTCCTCGATCTGCCGGGAGGGAAAACGTTGATCCTCGACGTCGGTGAATCGTTCACCCTCTCGACCATCCGGCTCAGCCCGGGATCGGACTTGACGATCACCTCGGCCGCCGGGAGGGTGCTCACCGTGTCATCGGGCGGAGACTCCGCCGCCATCCGCACCACGGACGCGAAACTGACCATCGGCGGAAACGTCCAGGTCTCGGCGACCTCGACCGGGAACGGAGCGGCGATCGGCGGAGATGCGGGAGCGATCGGGGGCACGGTCACGATCGGCGGCACCTCGACCGTCAGCGCAACCGGCGGTGCGCAATCGGCCGGCATCGGCGGCGGGCGCTTCTCCGCCGGCGGCCGGATCTTCATCGCCGACCAAGCCGTCGTCACCGCGAGCGCGACGGACGGGAGCGCCATCGGCGGCGGCTTCGGCGGCGCTGCCGGCCAGATCGAGATCAGCGGCGACGCGTCGGTCTCGGCGACGGCGAGCGGCACGGGCTCCGCGATCGGCGGCGCGAGCGCCGGGGTCGGTGAAGAGGACGGATCGGTGGTGATCACCGACGGCGCCCAGGTCACGGCATCCGCGACGGGGACGGGCTCCGCGATCGGCGGGCAGGCATCCGAGGGCACGGCGGTCACCATCGCAGGCGACGCGAACGTGACGGCATCCGCGGCGAGCGGGCCGGCGATCGGCAACCCCGGTGACGAGTGGGCCCGAAAGCCCGTCATCATCGAGGGCACGCCCACGGTGCAGGCGACCAGCGTGAGCGGGCCCGGCATCGGCGGCACCGGCACGGAGGGGTCGGATCCGTTCGACGGCCTCACCATCGCCGGTGGCATGGTGACCGCGTCGAGCGACAGCGGGCCGGGTATCGGCGGCACCGGATCCGGCGGTGCGGGACCGGTCATCACCGGCGGAACGGTCACCGCGACCAGCGCCTCGGGGCCGGGCCTCGGCGGCGTGCCGGGCGGCAGCGGTCCGCTCATCAGCGGCGGGGACGTGACCGCGACCAGCACCAGCGGCCCGGGGATCGGCGGCGGGAGCACGTGGCCGGTCATCAGCGGCGGGGTCGTGACGGCCACCAGCACCAGCGGCCCGGGGATCGGAAACGTCGGAAACCTCACCGTCGACGGCGGATCCGTGACCGCGACCAGCAGCACCGGGCCCGGCATCGGCCCGGGGCCGACCGGGAGCTCCGACTTCTGGGTCTCCATCACCGATGGGGACGTGACGGCCGAGAGCGAAGGGGCGGGCGCGGGCATCGGCGGCGGCTTCGACCAGCCCGGGGTGAACGTGTCGGTCAGCGGCGGCACGGTGACCGCCGTCGCCGGGCCGGACGTGCATGATCGGATGGCGTCGGCGATCGGCTGGGGTGCCGGCGACGGCGAGGCACCGGCATGGGGATTCTTGGAGGTCACCGGCGATGGCACGGTGGTCGTCGGCGCCGGTTCGACCCTCACGGTCCCGGAGGGCGTCACCGTCTGGTCGGATGAGAACGGGGGCGGATCCATCCGCTCAGGCGGGGATGGTGCGAAGGTCGAGAACTTCGGGGCGATCCAGCAGGCCGCCGATAACGTCGATTGGCAGGCGGGGCTGCTCGACGTGCAGCCGAACAACTTCCTGATCACCCTCGACCCCAACGGCGGCGAGCCCGAGCAGGAGGTGCGGGTGTTCGCGCACACGTTCCTCGAGGGCGCCCGCGACGTTCCGGAGGATCCGACGCGTGACGGCTTCGTGTTCGAGCATTGGAACACGGAGGCCGACGGCAGCGGCGACTGGGTCTTCCCCGGTGAGTACGCGTATTGGGACCGCGACATCACGCTGTACGCGCAGTGGGCGTTGGCCACGGTGACGACGGCGACCCCGGTCGGCCGGCCGACGGCCGGTGTGCCGCTCGACTTCGACGTGACCGTCAGCCCGGCGGACCCCACGAATCCGGGCATTCCGAGCGGCGTGGCCGAACTGTTCATCGACGGCGAGTTCATCGGAATCGCCGAGCTCGACGCCGACGGCCGCGCAACGGTGACGTGGCCGAACCCGACCCTGGGCGAACACACGTACAACGTCTGGTACTTCCCCGATGGAGCCCCTTGGCTCTTCTCGGAGACGCCCGAGCTGCCGCTGACGGTGCTGGCGCCCACCCCGACGCCGACGCCGACTCCGCCGACGCCCGCACCGACCCCGCCGGGTCCGACCCCGCATCCGGGCGGCCTGGCGAGCACCGGAACCGACGGCGGCCTCCTGGGCGGCACGGCAGCCCTCGCCCTGGCCGCGATCCTCCTCGGAGCCGGGATGCTCCGACGCCGCCGGGCGTGA